One Drosophila willistoni isolate 14030-0811.24 chromosome 2R unlocalized genomic scaffold, UCI_dwil_1.1 Seg167, whole genome shotgun sequence DNA segment encodes these proteins:
- the LOC6644183 gene encoding carbohydrate sulfotransferase 11 encodes MLIRLRYGRRWQTYLKIGACILVGVCYFAFLFRESLNAYEHRERSSAAGDQMDNELGDSSKQQQQQQQLKLKRQQMQRQRLLAQQQQLSKNGSAATSQLTQPPPPPPPPSTLNPVYEYSEELHSCTERELQLRREHLATVCERHKLQEKYPPNPWEFFVSPGHNNLVWCNVFKAASSTWMYYFNILAGYDVKYLQRTETQPLELARKRFPRPELAELLELLPSALSFLFVRDPFERILSAYRNKLEGNRNSFYKALGTRIVHRFRQRHLGGPWPRCGPTFEEFVRFLIAEHEAGKRFDEHWAPIYSFCTPCSVNFTIIGKTETFQRDSEFIIRQAGLESLLLGKLPQRKLRKIGNQGRSGVKSEALVERYFADIERSTLDQLLKIYRIDFELFDYDYHKYYDMVHPWSMEQQQQTTASANNGPPSTTQSSGMAQVLVGTDATLSTK; translated from the exons ATGCTCATACGCCTACGTTATGGCAGAAGGTGGCAAACCTATTTGAAAATAGGCGCCTGCATTTTGGTGGGTGTCTGTTATTTTGCCTTCCTTTTTCGTGAATCTCTCAATGCGTATGAGCATCGAGAGCGTTCATCTGCTGCTGGCGATCAGATGGATAACGAATTGGGTGACTCCTccaagcaacagcaacaacaacagcaattgaAACTGAAACGCCAACAAATGCAACGGCAACGTTTGTTggcccaacaacaacaactgtcCAAAAATGGCAGTGCCGCAACATCACAATTGACACAACCACCgcccccaccaccaccaccgagCACACTGAATCCGGTCTATGAGTACTCCGAGGAGCTGCACAGTTGCACGGAACGTGAATTGCAATTGCGACGAGAACATTTGGCCACCGTTTGTGAGCGTCACAAATTGCAGGAAAAATATCCACCGAATCCATGGGAATTTTTCGTTTCACCAGGGCACAATAATCTCGTATG GTGCAATGTTTTTAAGGCTGCCAGCAGTACTTGGATGTATTACTTTAATATATTAG CCGGCTATGATGTGAAATATTTGCAGAGAACCGAAACTCAGCCACTTGAATTGGCACGCAAACGATTTCCTCGTCCCGAATTGGCCGAATTGTTGGAACTTTTGCCCAGTGCTCTATCCTTTCTGTTTGTCAGAGATCCTTTTGAACGCATATTGAGTGCCTATCGTAATAAATTGGAGGGAAATCGTAATAGTTTCTACAAGGCTCTGGGCACACGAATCGTTCATCGTTTTCGACAACGTCATTTGGGTGGTCCCTGGCCACGTTGTGGTCCAACTTTCGAGGAATTTGTACGCTTTCTGATTGCTGAGCATGAGGCGGGCAAACGTTTTGACGAGCACTGGGCACCGATCTATAGTTTTTGCACACCATGCAGTGTGAATTTCACAATTATTGGCAAAACGGAGACATTTCAGCGCGATTCGGAATTTATAATACGTCAGGCTGGTTTGGAATCCTTATTACTCGGCAAATTGCCACAACGAAAGTTACGAAAAATTGGCAATCAAGGACGTAGTGGCGTCAAATCGGAAGCTCTGGTGGAACGATATTTTGCCGATATCGAACGCTCAACATTGGACCAATTGCTCAAAATATATCGCATCGATTTCGAATTGTTTGACTATGATTATCATAAGTACTATGATATGGTGCATCCATGGAGcatggagcagcagcaacagacaACAGCAAGTGCAAACAATGGGCCACCATCGACCACACAGTCATCCGGAATGGCCCAAGTGTTGGTGGGCACGGATGCCACTCTTAGCACCAAGTAG
- the LOC6644184 gene encoding homeobox protein 5, whose amino-acid sequence MSIVCTLEQKVNFFKAAATTKNLLILKNNNINNTDTIYHNINYNQDISSTSNINSSSSSNNNNKQFGRGQNHNLPKKFEHLQYINPCSGTRYLTALTAEGKPIKKEELLLFPGTTQMPEVLSGTPTNSHNKAISSSSISMMNNVRLTTISPTLSMNGSSNEATNLHPLSMYGGSISPQSNDSGMSDSLAKFAPGSGGGGGGGGGYVSDSMMSKQPTQNGPQSALTAAQKELFSQRKQREFTPDNKKDESYWDRRRRNNEAAKRSREKRRYNDMVLEQRVIELTKENHVLKAQLDAIRDKFNISGENLVSVEKILASLPTSEQVLSNTKRPKLSSGGGGGSGGGSNSSCSSMGSPGDGHNGYQSASVNAPLSPLIYGPNVNARPSAAVENAQVKSVHHVVQHGQHISQPSPLPPTHVALQPPTHPSSYQAMASGQPLEPVSASVSPPSNPIANLHVLQQALNRNVRPEDLDSLRKAVAVGALYSAAAVGGAPPPAPAVVYNPASNAGASYKEHLEASAYLQQQQQQQQQHGQQHSVETAVSSSAVDAVTSSSAASVLNLSRRACSPNYEHMLSSTTSSSSSASTSSVSSGAVSGDDEQEHDHAHASSPHLNLAPLQLQRSSPSASDANNCLPLKLRHKSHLGDKDAAANALLSLQHIKQEPNCSNRSSPPAWNDNGDNSSDERDSGISIASAEWTAQLQRKLMAGPKESVAPVGGGGVNGGVNGVAVSVTVSSAERDQMLKSQLERLESEVATIKSMMILAE is encoded by the exons atgTCGATTGTTTGCACGCTGGAACAGAAAGTGAACTTTTTTAAagcggcagcaacaacaaaaaatcttTTGATACTCAAGAACAACAATATTAACAATACGGATACCATTTATCacaatataaattataatcaGGATATATCCTCTACAAGCAACattaacagcagcagcagcagcaataacaacaacaagcaat TTGGACGTGGACAAAATCATAATTTGCCAAAGAAATTTGAACATCTGCAGTATATAAATCCCTGCAGTGGAACACGCTACTTAACTGCTCTAACAGCAGAAGGAAAACCGATTAAAAAGGAAGAGCTATTGCTCTTCCCAGGAACCACACAAATGCCCGAAGTGCTTAGCGGTACACCAACAAATAGCCACAATAAAGCCATCTCATCCAGTTCTATATCCATGATGAATAACGTACGTTTGACAACCATATCACCCACATTGTCCATGAATGGCAGCTCCAATGAGGCCACAAATT TGCATCCTTTATCCATGTATGGTGGATCGATAAGTCCTCAGTCAAATGATAGTGGAATGTCCGATAGCCTTGCCAAGTTTGCTCCAGGAagcggtggcggtggcggcggcggcggtggctaTGTCAGTGATAGTATGATGTCGAAACAACCCACACAGAATGGACCACAATCCGCATTGACAGCTGCCCAAAAGGAGCTCTTCTCGCAGCGCAAACAACGGGAATTCACACCGGACAACAAGAAAGATGAAAGCTATTGGGATCGCCGGCGACGCAATAATGAAGCAGCCAAGCGTAGCAGAGAGAAGAGACGCTATAACGATATGGTTCTGGAGCAGAGAGTCATCGAGTTGACCAAAGAGAATCATGTGCTTAAGGCCCAATTGGATGCCATCAGGGATAAGTTTAATATTTCCGGCGAGAATTTGGTTAGTGTGGAGAAAATTTTGGCATCGCTGCCAACCAGTGAGCAAGTCTTGAGCAATACCAAAAGACCCAAGTTGAGCagcggcggtggcggtggcagcggtggtggctCCAACTCTTCCTGCTCGTCGATGGGTTCACCAGGAGATGGACACAATGGCTATCAGAGTGCAAGTGTTAATGCTCCCCTCTCACCACTGATCTATGGGCCCAATGTCAATGCTCGTCCCTCTGCGGCAGTGGAGAATGCCCAAGTGAAGAGTGTTCATCATGTGGTTCAGCATGGCCAGCACATTTCGCAACCATCCCCGCTACCGCCTACACATGTTGCTCTGCAACCACCTACACATCCCTCCTCCTATCAGGCGATGGCCAGTGGCCAACCTCTTGAGCCTGTGTCTGCTTCAGTATCTCCGCCCTCAAATCCCATTGCCAATCTTCATGTATTGCAACAGGCGCTCAATCGGAATGTAAGACCTGAGGATTTGGATAGCCTGCGTAAAGCTGTGGCCGTTGGAGCTCTGTATAGCGCCGCTGCTGTTGGAGGAGCACCACCGCCAGCACCAGCTGTTGTCTATAATCCGGCTTCAAACGCGGGAGCTAGCTACAAGGAGCATCTAGAGGCAAGCGCTTacctgcaacagcaacaacaacagcaacaacagcatgGCCAACAACACAGTGTGGAAACAGCAGTCAGTAGCAGTGCTGTGGATGCAGTGACCAGCTCTTCAGCAGCCAGTGTACTGAATCTCTCACGACGAGCCTGTTCACCCAACTATGAGCACATGCTATCCTCCACAACATCATCCTCTTCATCCGCCTCCACATCGTCCGTCTCATCGGGTGCCGTTTCCGGTGATGATGAGCAGGAGCATGACCATGCCCATGCATCCAGCCCGCATCTAAACCTAGCTCCCCTTCAATTGCAACGCAGCAGTCCCAGTGCCAGTGATGCCAACAATTGTCTGCCCCTCAAGTTGCGTCACAAATCCCATCTGGGTGACAAAGATGCTGCCGCCAATGCCCTGCTCTCGCTTCAGCACATCAAACAGGAACCCAACTGCAGTAACCGTTCATCGCCACCAGCCTGGAATGATAATGGTGATAATTCCAGCGACGAAAGAGACTCAGGCATCTCCATAGCCAGTGCCGAATGGACGGCTCAACTGCAACGCAAGCTGATGGCTGGACCCAAAGAGAGTGTTGCCcctgttggtggtggtggtgtcaACGGTGGTGTCAACGGTGTTGCGGTCTCTGTCACTGTGTCGAGTGCCGAACGTGATCAAATGCTTAAAAGCCAATTGGAACGCCTCGAATCGGAGGTGGCTACCATTAAAAGTATGATGATCTTGGCCGAATAA